The proteins below come from a single Panicum hallii strain FIL2 chromosome 7, PHallii_v3.1, whole genome shotgun sequence genomic window:
- the LOC112900266 gene encoding probable CDP-diacylglycerol--inositol 3-phosphatidyltransferase 2 isoform X2 gives MWMKSGNLLDSTFKNCYHAGYFRIIVNFIAFAVCYSNRTLFAILYFFSFVLDGIDGWFARKFNQASTFGAVLDMVTDRVSTACLLALLSQSYRPGLVFLMLLGLDITSHWFQMYSSFLSGKTSHKDVQHTSNWLLKLYYVYRPFMAFCCVSCEVLYIILFLFADEKSTSLLSVCRVVMKQSPLIVLVFISTLVGWALKQVTNIIQMKTAADTCVEIDPKRSK, from the exons ATGTGGATGAAAAGTGGAAATCTATTGGATTCAACATTCAAGAATTGTTATCACGCAGGTTATTTCAGGATCATCGTAAATTTCATTGCATTTGCTGTTTGCTATTCAAACAGGACCCTCTTTGCTATCCTGTACTTCTTCAG CTTTGTCCTCGATGGCATTGATGGGTGGTTTGCACGGAAGTTCAATCAAG CATCCACATTTGGAGCTGTGTTGGACATGGTTACAGATAG GGTTAGCACTGCTTGTTTGTTGGCCCTTCTCTCACAGAGTTACAG ACCTGGCTTGGTTTTCTTGATGCTGCTTGGGTTGGACATTACAAGCCACTGGTTTCAAATGTATAG TTCTTTCTTGTCAGGTAAGACTAGCCACAAGGATGTACAGCACACAAGCAATTGGCTTCTGAAATTATATTACGTGTATAGGCCATTCATGGCCTTCTGTTGTGTTTCTTGTGAG GTTTTGTATATTATCCTCTTTCTCTTTGCTGATGAGAAATCAACAAGCTTGCTTAGT GTATGCAGAGTTGTAATGAAGCAAAGTCCCCTCATTGTCTTGGTGTTCATTTCAACTCTTGTTGGCTGGGCATTGAAACAAGTTACCAACATCATCCAG ATGAAAACAGCTGCAGACACATGCGTCGAGATTGATCCGAAGCGCAGCAAATGA
- the LOC112900266 gene encoding probable CDP-diacylglycerol--inositol 3-phosphatidyltransferase 2 isoform X1: MPQSSAEKMPSVYLYIPNIIGYFRIIVNFIAFAVCYSNRTLFAILYFFSFVLDGIDGWFARKFNQASTFGAVLDMVTDRVSTACLLALLSQSYRPGLVFLMLLGLDITSHWFQMYSSFLSGKTSHKDVQHTSNWLLKLYYVYRPFMAFCCVSCEVLYIILFLFADEKSTSLLSVCRVVMKQSPLIVLVFISTLVGWALKQVTNIIQMKTAADTCVEIDPKRSK; encoded by the exons ATGCCACAGTCGTCCGCAGAGAAGATGCCGTCAGTCTATCTTTACATCCCTAACATCATTG GTTATTTCAGGATCATCGTAAATTTCATTGCATTTGCTGTTTGCTATTCAAACAGGACCCTCTTTGCTATCCTGTACTTCTTCAG CTTTGTCCTCGATGGCATTGATGGGTGGTTTGCACGGAAGTTCAATCAAG CATCCACATTTGGAGCTGTGTTGGACATGGTTACAGATAG GGTTAGCACTGCTTGTTTGTTGGCCCTTCTCTCACAGAGTTACAG ACCTGGCTTGGTTTTCTTGATGCTGCTTGGGTTGGACATTACAAGCCACTGGTTTCAAATGTATAG TTCTTTCTTGTCAGGTAAGACTAGCCACAAGGATGTACAGCACACAAGCAATTGGCTTCTGAAATTATATTACGTGTATAGGCCATTCATGGCCTTCTGTTGTGTTTCTTGTGAG GTTTTGTATATTATCCTCTTTCTCTTTGCTGATGAGAAATCAACAAGCTTGCTTAGT GTATGCAGAGTTGTAATGAAGCAAAGTCCCCTCATTGTCTTGGTGTTCATTTCAACTCTTGTTGGCTGGGCATTGAAACAAGTTACCAACATCATCCAG ATGAAAACAGCTGCAGACACATGCGTCGAGATTGATCCGAAGCGCAGCAAATGA